Proteins co-encoded in one Microcebus murinus isolate Inina chromosome 5, M.murinus_Inina_mat1.0, whole genome shotgun sequence genomic window:
- the LOC105869170 gene encoding glutathione S-transferase A4-like, whose amino-acid sequence MAAKPKLHYFRGRGRMESVRWLLAAAGVEFEEEFLETREQYEKLQKDGRLLFGQVPLVEIDGMELTQTRAILSYLAAKYNLYGKDLKERVRIDMYTDGTLDLMMMVAVGAFKPPAEKEETIASAVKSAKTRYFPVFEKILKDHGEDFLVGNKFSWADIQLLEAILLVEELDASVLSDFPLLKAFKTRISNIPTIKKFLQPGSQRKPPPDSHYVAVVREILQF is encoded by the exons ATGGCAGCCAAACCCAAGCTCCACTACTTTCGTGGCAGGGGCAGGATGGAGTCCGTCCGCTGGCTGCTGGCCGCGGCTGGAGTGGAG TTTGAAGAAGAATTTTTAGAAACGAGAGAACAATATGAAAAGTTGCAGAAGG ATGGACGCCTGCTTTTCGGCCAAGTGCCTTTGGTTGAAATTGATGGAATGGAGCTGACACAGACTAGAGCCATCCTCAGCTACCTTGCGGCCAAGTACAACTTGTATGGGAAGGACCTGAAGGAGAGAGTTAG GATCGACATGTACACGGATGGCACCCTGGACCTGATGATGATGGTGGCGGTGGGTGCATTCAAGCCCCCTGCGGAAAAAGAGGAGACCATCGCTTCCGCCGTGAAGAGTGCTAAAACCCGGTACTTTCCCGTCTTTGAAAAG attTTGAAAGACCATGGAGAGGATTTTCTCGTTGGCAACAAATTCAGTTGGGCAGACATACAATTGCTGGAAGCTATTTTATTGGTGGAAGAACTAGATGCCTCTGTTCTTTCTGACTTCCCTCTGCTAAAG GCATTTAAAACAAGAATCAGCAACATCCCCACAATTAAGAAGTTCCTGCAGCCTGGGAGTCAAAGGAAGCCGCCCCCGGATAGCCACTATGTTGCGGTAGTCAGGGAAATCCTGCAGTTCTGA